In a genomic window of Campylobacter concisus:
- a CDS encoding DNA-deoxyinosine glycosylase → MSQTHPFKPVFDKNSKILILGSFPSAPSRKLGFYYANPQNRFWLVLAGILNAPTPTSTDEKIDFLLAHRIAIYDAAISCEIKGSSDAKMTAVKPANLEPIFSGARIAQVFANGGKAHEICEKYLKTRILNATGKEPVKLPSTSSANANFSFERLVREWTVVVEALKDG, encoded by the coding sequence ATGAGCCAAACCCATCCTTTTAAACCGGTTTTTGATAAAAACTCTAAAATTTTAATCCTCGGTTCCTTTCCCTCCGCCCCCTCTCGCAAGCTGGGCTTTTACTACGCAAATCCGCAAAATCGCTTTTGGCTGGTGCTGGCCGGGATTTTAAACGCTCCGACGCCTACTAGTACGGATGAAAAGATAGATTTTCTGCTAGCTCACCGCATCGCTATCTACGACGCTGCGATCTCGTGCGAGATAAAGGGCTCGAGCGATGCTAAAATGACCGCCGTCAAGCCAGCAAATTTAGAGCCGATCTTTAGCGGAGCGCGCATAGCGCAGGTATTCGCAAACGGCGGCAAGGCGCACGAAATCTGCGAAAAGTATCTAAAAACTCGAATTTTAAACGCAACGGGTAAAGAACCCGTCAAGCTACCCTCGACTAGCTCCGCAAACGCAAATTTTAGCTTTGAAAGGCTCGTGCGCGAGTGGACGGTCGTCGTCGAAGCGTTAAAAGACGGT
- the nifJ gene encoding pyruvate:ferredoxin (flavodoxin) oxidoreductase yields MAKIMKTMDGNEAAAHAAYAFTEVAGIYPITPSSPMADYTDMWAAQGKKNLFGMPVKVVEMQSEGGAAGTVHGSLQVGALTTTYTASQGLLLKIPNMYKIAGQLLPGVIHVSARSIAAQALSIFGDHQDIYACRQTGFAMLASGSVQEVMDIAGVAHLAAIKGRVPFLHFFDGFRTSHEIQKIEVLDYAHFDRLLDREALQKFRDEALSPENPKTRGTAQNDDIYFQTRELANRYYDAVPDIVAEYLKEISKITGRDYKPFNYYGDPHATRLVVAMGSVTQTLEEVVDHLRAKGEKVGVLKVHLYRPFSLKYLFDVMPETVEKIAVLDRTKEPGSLGEPLYLDVKAAFYGRKNQPVIVGGRYGLSSKDVDPAQMLAVFENLNLEGPKNGFTVGIEDDVTFTSLKVGEKISLSDASVKECLFYGLGADGTVGANKNSIKIIGDKTDLYAQAYFAYDSKKSGGYTRSHLRFGKNPIRSTYLVSNPHFVACSVAAYLEIYDVIDGIREGGTFLLNSIWDAEQTVAKLPNKVKKILAAKRVNFYIINATKLAREIGLKNRTNTIMQSAFFKLADIIPFADAQKYMKEYAHKAYAKKGEAIVEMNYKAIDMGADGLVKVAVDPSWANLTDDAANEEKYVGDEFIEKIVKPINAARGDSLPVSAFVGFEDGHFKSGTTAYEKRGIGVMVPKWIEENCIQCNQCAFVCPHAVIRPFLIDENELAAAPQTVQDHVLDAKGKEVKWLKYKIQVSPLDCTGCELCAQNCPSKEKSLVMVPLAEEMEKNEQENADYLFKKVTYKDDLMSKDSVKGVGFAQPLFEFHGACPGCGETPYIGLVTRLFGDRMIVANATGCSSIYGGSAPSTPYTTNKEGKGVAWANSLFEDNAEFGMGMNVAVETLRHRIEDVMLRTKDAVPNALAALYSDWIAHKNDGEKTTQITKILTPILEQNLDVEGVKEILELKRYLVKKSQWIIGGDGWAYDIGFGGLDHVLASGENVNVLVLDTEVYSNTGGQSSKSSRAGSIAQFTASGKPMQKKDLGYIAMTYGNIFVAQINSNASQANTIKAIAAAEAYDGPSLVIAYSPCIAHGIKGGMAYSGGQGELATKCGYWPTYIYDPRLIKEGKNPLKMTSKEPDWSLYEEFLLNEVRYNSLRKTNPQHADELLAKNKADAQRRYRQLKRLSLADFSDEVESSAPESAEDASADTVAE; encoded by the coding sequence ATGGCTAAAATAATGAAAACTATGGACGGAAACGAAGCTGCGGCGCACGCGGCTTACGCATTTACGGAGGTTGCGGGCATCTACCCGATCACTCCTAGCTCGCCGATGGCCGATTACACCGATATGTGGGCGGCTCAGGGTAAGAAAAATCTATTCGGCATGCCGGTTAAAGTAGTCGAAATGCAAAGCGAGGGCGGAGCTGCTGGTACCGTGCACGGCTCGCTGCAAGTAGGCGCGCTGACTACGACGTACACGGCTTCGCAAGGCCTTTTGCTAAAAATCCCCAATATGTACAAAATCGCAGGCCAGCTACTACCCGGCGTCATCCACGTGAGCGCGCGCTCTATCGCGGCCCAGGCGCTTTCTATCTTTGGCGATCATCAGGACATTTATGCCTGTCGCCAGACGGGATTTGCTATGCTGGCAAGTGGTTCCGTGCAAGAGGTCATGGATATCGCGGGCGTCGCGCATCTAGCCGCGATCAAGGGTCGCGTGCCGTTTTTGCACTTTTTCGACGGATTTCGCACGAGCCACGAGATACAAAAGATCGAGGTACTTGACTACGCGCACTTTGATAGGCTTCTTGACCGCGAGGCGCTGCAAAAATTTAGAGACGAGGCGCTAAGCCCAGAAAACCCGAAAACTCGCGGTACGGCACAAAACGACGACATCTACTTCCAGACGCGCGAGCTAGCTAACCGCTACTACGACGCGGTGCCTGATATCGTGGCCGAGTATCTAAAAGAAATTTCAAAAATCACGGGACGCGATTATAAGCCGTTTAATTATTACGGCGATCCGCACGCTACGCGCCTCGTGGTCGCGATGGGCTCTGTCACGCAAACTCTAGAAGAAGTCGTCGATCACCTACGCGCAAAAGGCGAAAAAGTAGGCGTGCTAAAAGTGCATCTATACCGTCCGTTTAGCCTAAAATACCTATTTGACGTGATGCCTGAAACGGTAGAAAAGATCGCCGTGCTAGACCGCACGAAAGAGCCCGGAAGCCTCGGCGAGCCGCTATATCTGGACGTTAAGGCTGCGTTTTACGGACGCAAAAATCAGCCCGTGATCGTAGGCGGCCGCTACGGCCTAAGCTCAAAAGACGTCGATCCGGCTCAGATGCTAGCAGTCTTTGAAAATCTAAATTTAGAGGGGCCTAAAAACGGCTTTACCGTCGGTATCGAGGACGACGTGACATTTACATCGTTAAAAGTCGGCGAGAAAATTTCGCTAAGCGATGCAAGCGTGAAAGAGTGCCTATTTTACGGTCTTGGCGCGGACGGTACCGTAGGAGCCAATAAAAACTCCATCAAAATCATCGGCGATAAAACCGATCTTTACGCGCAGGCCTATTTTGCCTACGATAGCAAAAAATCAGGCGGCTACACACGCTCGCACCTGCGCTTCGGCAAAAACCCGATCCGCTCGACCTACCTCGTCTCAAATCCGCACTTCGTAGCCTGCTCGGTCGCTGCGTATCTTGAAATTTACGACGTCATAGACGGTATCCGCGAGGGCGGGACGTTCCTGCTAAACTCGATCTGGGACGCCGAGCAGACGGTCGCTAAACTGCCGAATAAAGTAAAGAAAATTTTAGCCGCTAAAAGAGTAAATTTCTACATCATCAACGCCACTAAGCTAGCTCGCGAGATCGGGCTAAAAAACCGCACGAACACCATCATGCAGTCGGCGTTTTTTAAGCTTGCAGACATCATCCCGTTTGCCGACGCGCAAAAATACATGAAAGAGTACGCGCACAAAGCCTACGCCAAAAAGGGCGAAGCGATCGTGGAGATGAACTACAAGGCTATCGATATGGGCGCGGACGGGCTGGTTAAGGTCGCAGTCGACCCTAGCTGGGCAAATTTGACGGATGACGCCGCAAATGAGGAAAAATACGTCGGCGACGAATTTATAGAAAAAATCGTTAAACCTATCAATGCCGCTAGGGGTGACAGCCTGCCCGTTTCGGCCTTTGTGGGTTTTGAAGACGGACACTTTAAATCAGGCACTACGGCATACGAAAAACGCGGTATCGGCGTGATGGTGCCAAAATGGATCGAGGAAAATTGCATCCAGTGCAACCAGTGCGCCTTCGTCTGCCCGCACGCGGTGATCCGCCCGTTTCTCATCGACGAAAACGAGCTCGCCGCCGCGCCGCAAACTGTGCAAGATCACGTCCTAGACGCAAAAGGTAAAGAGGTAAAATGGCTAAAATACAAAATCCAAGTGAGTCCTCTAGACTGTACGGGCTGCGAGCTGTGCGCTCAAAACTGCCCGAGCAAGGAAAAATCGCTCGTCATGGTTCCTTTGGCCGAGGAGATGGAGAAAAACGAACAGGAAAACGCCGATTATTTATTTAAAAAGGTAACCTACAAAGACGACCTAATGAGCAAAGATAGCGTCAAGGGCGTTGGCTTTGCACAGCCGCTATTTGAGTTTCACGGCGCGTGCCCCGGATGCGGCGAGACGCCTTATATCGGGCTTGTTACGAGACTGTTCGGCGACCGTATGATCGTGGCAAATGCCACCGGTTGTAGCTCGATCTACGGCGGTAGCGCGCCTTCGACGCCTTATACGACGAACAAAGAGGGCAAGGGCGTAGCGTGGGCAAATTCGCTCTTTGAGGATAACGCGGAGTTTGGTATGGGTATGAACGTCGCGGTAGAGACACTTCGTCACCGTATAGAAGACGTAATGCTACGCACCAAAGATGCCGTGCCAAATGCCCTAGCCGCGCTATACTCCGACTGGATCGCGCACAAAAACGACGGCGAGAAAACGACGCAAATCACTAAAATTTTAACGCCGATTTTGGAGCAAAATTTAGACGTAGAGGGCGTGAAAGAAATTTTAGAGCTAAAAAGATATCTCGTCAAAAAATCCCAGTGGATCATCGGCGGCGACGGCTGGGCCTACGACATCGGCTTTGGCGGGCTTGACCACGTGCTAGCTAGCGGCGAGAACGTAAACGTACTGGTGCTTGACACTGAAGTTTACTCAAACACCGGCGGTCAAAGCTCAAAATCAAGTCGCGCGGGTTCGATAGCGCAATTTACGGCATCTGGCAAGCCGATGCAGAAAAAAGACCTAGGCTACATCGCGATGACCTACGGAAATATCTTCGTAGCTCAAATTAACTCAAACGCGAGCCAGGCAAACACGATAAAAGCCATCGCTGCAGCCGAGGCCTACGACGGACCTAGCCTCGTGATCGCGTATTCGCCGTGTATCGCGCACGGTATAAAAGGCGGCATGGCCTACTCCGGCGGTCAAGGCGAACTAGCGACTAAATGCGGCTACTGGCCGACCTACATCTACGATCCGCGCCTAATCAAAGAGGGCAAAAATCCGCTCAAAATGACCTCAAAAGAGCCGGATTGGTCGCTTTACGAGGAGTTTTTGCTAAACGAGGTTCGCTACAACTCGCTTAGAAAGACAAATCCGCAGCACGCGGACGAGCTGCTAGCTAAAAACAAGGCCGACGCGCAAAGACGCTACCGCCAGCTAAAACGGCTAAGCTTGGCTGACTTTAGCGACGAGGTCGAGTCTAGCGCGCCTGAGAGCGCCGAGGATGCCTCTGCCGATACCGTAGCCGAGTAA